In one Trichlorobacter lovleyi SZ genomic region, the following are encoded:
- a CDS encoding tRNA1(Val) (adenine(37)-N6)-methyltransferase: MDQQSDVTQDELKRFGLTLLQPKQGYRFSLDPLLLCDFANASQETSIVDLGTGCGVMALVLARMAAAAHITAFEQDDAAASLARQNVGLNGLAERVTVLHDDVLQVRRHLPVSSCDLVVSNPPYRKQGRGRLNPHPGKLAARHETTAGLADFLAAAKYLVKPSGRICMVHHPDRLVELMVEAAAQKLAVLRLRMVHGLPAAPAKVFLVELTKGRTSANLQILPPLLVRSDTEHYTDEVTKILLGT, encoded by the coding sequence ATGGATCAACAGTCTGACGTTACCCAGGATGAACTGAAACGGTTTGGTCTGACCTTGCTGCAGCCAAAGCAGGGGTATCGCTTCAGCCTTGATCCTTTGCTACTGTGTGACTTTGCCAATGCCAGTCAGGAAACATCCATTGTTGACCTGGGGACCGGCTGCGGCGTCATGGCACTTGTTCTTGCTCGCATGGCAGCTGCTGCCCATATTACAGCTTTTGAACAGGATGACGCTGCCGCTTCGCTGGCTCGACAAAATGTCGGTTTGAATGGTTTGGCAGAGCGGGTAACCGTGCTTCACGATGATGTGTTGCAGGTCCGGCGCCATCTGCCGGTTTCAAGCTGCGACCTGGTGGTTAGTAACCCCCCCTATCGCAAGCAGGGCAGGGGACGGTTGAACCCCCACCCCGGAAAACTGGCCGCCCGTCATGAGACCACGGCAGGGCTGGCTGATTTTCTGGCTGCGGCCAAGTATCTGGTCAAGCCTTCCGGAAGAATCTGCATGGTCCATCACCCGGACCGTCTGGTCGAATTAATGGTTGAGGCTGCTGCTCAGAAGCTTGCAGTACTACGGCTAAGGATGGTGCATGGCTTGCCCGCTGCACCGGCCAAGGTCTTTCTGGTGGAGCTGACAAAGGGGAGAACGTCTGCCAATCTGCAGATTCTGCCACCACTGCTGGTGAGGAGCGATACGGAACATTATACGGATGAGGTGACAAAGATCTTGCTTGGAACGTAA
- a CDS encoding chemotaxis protein CheX → MAVKFFGQFLVEQDAVTGESLLHAIELQERTNLKLGEMAVAMGFITQQDIETAHSAQLSKDMKLGDLLVELGFLSPRQLEEVIAHQKATHLYIGEALVKVGALTPEKLDHYLAAFKADQAPYVANHVELPAWLSENATAWEMTVDLTYKMITRVIGIQFRPGKFFETSVLSSNHMIAAMDLSGDLTARYLLSVSAGIQKTIAKAILKEDNVDHEDDEILEDTVMEFVNIVCGNVVAKASQMGVTLDINPPITLHPSSDGLVVPDNYRCVVFPIHVGDDEVMEMALFIK, encoded by the coding sequence ATGGCAGTAAAATTCTTTGGACAATTTCTGGTGGAACAGGATGCGGTGACCGGTGAGTCGCTGCTCCACGCCATAGAACTGCAGGAGCGGACTAATCTCAAACTGGGAGAGATGGCCGTTGCCATGGGGTTCATTACACAGCAGGATATTGAAACAGCCCATTCAGCCCAGCTGTCAAAAGACATGAAACTGGGCGATCTGCTGGTTGAGCTCGGTTTTCTTTCTCCAAGACAGTTGGAAGAGGTCATTGCCCACCAGAAGGCCACCCACCTCTATATCGGTGAGGCACTGGTCAAGGTTGGTGCTCTGACCCCGGAAAAACTTGATCATTATCTTGCTGCATTCAAGGCGGACCAGGCTCCCTATGTCGCCAACCATGTTGAACTGCCTGCCTGGCTCAGCGAGAATGCTACCGCCTGGGAAATGACCGTAGATCTGACCTACAAGATGATCACCAGGGTCATCGGCATTCAATTTCGTCCCGGTAAATTTTTCGAGACCAGCGTGCTTTCCAGTAACCATATGATTGCTGCCATGGATCTCAGCGGCGACCTGACCGCCCGTTACCTGCTCTCGGTCTCGGCCGGCATTCAAAAAACCATCGCCAAGGCAATTCTTAAAGAAGACAATGTTGACCATGAGGACGATGAAATCCTTGAAGACACGGTGATGGAATTTGTGAACATCGTCTGCGGCAACGTTGTGGCAAAGGCATCACAGATGGGGGTTACGCTTGACATCAATCCCCCGATCACGCTGCATCCCTCATCGGACGGTCTGGTCGTACCGGACAATTACCGTTGTGTTGTATTCCCTATCCATGTCGGTGATGATGAAGTCATGGAAATGGCTCTGTTTATCAAATAG